A DNA window from uncultured Methanoregula sp. contains the following coding sequences:
- a CDS encoding V-type ATP synthase subunit F translates to MYKFVIVTDSDRASGFRLAGAEVFEAGDVEEARVVIPPLLHQDDIGIVAVNEEYMLSLDEKLMDRIEKMHRPLIIPIPSKSKELDRRTYIERLLKKAIGYNIVLKR, encoded by the coding sequence ATGTATAAGTTCGTTATCGTCACGGACAGCGACCGGGCCTCCGGGTTCCGGCTTGCCGGGGCGGAGGTCTTTGAAGCAGGTGACGTGGAGGAGGCCCGGGTGGTGATTCCCCCCCTGCTGCACCAGGATGATATCGGCATCGTGGCAGTGAACGAGGAGTACATGCTCTCGCTTGACGAGAAACTGATGGACCGGATCGAGAAGATGCATCGCCCGCTCATCATCCCGATTCCCTCGAAATCCAAGGAGCTGGACCGGCGGACTTACATCGAGCGCCTTCTGAAAAAAGCGATCGGGTACAACATCGTCCTGAAGAGGTGA
- the ahaC gene encoding ATP synthase A1 subunit C, whose translation MDWGYINARMRGMKSRLLDHHMLDNLILQPDLESLVNELEKTPYHDDIVEARGRYTGMPCIEHALRSNFVRTFRKILDFAKKEEAEQYISIFLHRWDIQNIKTILRGKNIHVTNEEILDCIVPAGEMDEATLTELVRQQDTKAVIDLLATWRIPWANPLTTAFPDFAKSGDLGMLECALDRYYYAEALRAVSRPGKNNAMIKNILSLEVDVVNIKTVLRMIRDHVTPEEATKFLLDGGQEFDVKKLRHLLTLHTIDDVLLELGQTRYRFLSGIPETALRTQKISVIEKELERYLVRQGTKAFLSDPLSVASLIGYFWAKYNEITNIRVISRCKTADFPVESLREELVYV comes from the coding sequence ATGGACTGGGGGTATATCAATGCCCGGATGCGGGGGATGAAGAGCAGGCTCCTGGACCACCATATGCTCGACAATCTGATCCTCCAGCCGGATCTTGAGTCTCTTGTAAACGAGCTGGAGAAGACCCCCTACCACGACGATATTGTCGAGGCCCGGGGCAGGTACACCGGCATGCCCTGCATAGAGCACGCCCTGCGCAGCAATTTTGTCCGGACATTCCGGAAGATCCTCGATTTTGCCAAGAAAGAGGAAGCAGAACAGTACATCAGCATCTTTCTCCACCGCTGGGACATCCAGAACATCAAGACCATTCTCCGCGGAAAGAACATCCACGTGACCAATGAGGAGATCCTTGACTGCATCGTCCCGGCAGGCGAAATGGACGAGGCGACCTTGACCGAGCTCGTGCGCCAGCAGGACACAAAAGCGGTGATCGATCTGCTCGCCACGTGGAGGATCCCGTGGGCAAACCCTCTCACTACGGCATTTCCGGATTTTGCAAAGAGCGGGGATCTGGGCATGCTCGAGTGTGCCCTTGACCGGTATTATTACGCGGAAGCCCTTCGTGCCGTCAGCAGACCCGGGAAGAACAACGCGATGATCAAAAACATCCTCTCGCTGGAGGTCGATGTGGTGAACATCAAGACGGTGTTGCGGATGATCCGGGATCATGTCACTCCTGAGGAAGCAACAAAATTCCTGCTTGACGGGGGGCAGGAGTTCGATGTAAAGAAACTCAGGCATCTTCTCACCCTGCATACCATCGATGACGTCCTTCTGGAACTGGGACAGACGCGGTACCGTTTCCTTTCGGGAATTCCGGAAACCGCCCTGCGGACCCAGAAGATCTCGGTCATAGAAAAAGAACTGGAACGGTACCTGGTCCGGCAGGGAACGAAAGCCTTCCTTTCGGATCCCCTAAGCGTTGCTTCGCTCATCGGGTACTTCTGGGCAAAATACAACGAGATCACCAACATCCGGGTCATCTCCCGGTGCAAGACCGCGGATTTCCCCGTGGAGTCCCTGAGAGAGGAGCTGGTGTATGTATAA
- a CDS encoding V-type ATP synthase subunit E: MAYESLLNSVEESAQERERELRERGKSLADEIRANARRDAEDLQNRAIQEAEKSAAAERNKQLYLTKGAIKEASLRRREEVFLATFDEAGKALARIREDGNYPAIFERLLLEVTGTMEKTPFRIHIDPRDLELCTKTLASLGIRCEILPDITCAGGLVASSPDGLVVISNTVESRLDRIEELKRQEIYAILFGG, encoded by the coding sequence ATGGCCTATGAAAGTCTCTTGAATTCTGTGGAGGAGAGCGCCCAGGAACGGGAGCGGGAGCTCCGGGAACGGGGAAAGAGCCTTGCAGACGAGATCCGGGCCAATGCCCGGAGGGATGCAGAGGATCTCCAGAACCGCGCCATACAGGAAGCGGAAAAGTCTGCTGCCGCAGAACGGAACAAGCAGCTCTACCTGACCAAAGGGGCGATCAAGGAAGCGTCCCTCCGGCGCCGGGAAGAGGTATTCCTTGCCACATTCGATGAAGCGGGAAAGGCGCTTGCCCGGATCCGCGAGGATGGGAACTACCCCGCAATATTTGAACGGCTTCTCCTGGAAGTGACAGGCACCATGGAAAAGACCCCGTTCCGGATCCATATCGACCCGCGTGACCTTGAACTCTGCACAAAGACCCTTGCCTCGCTCGGCATCCGGTGCGAAATCCTCCCGGATATCACCTGCGCCGGCGGGCTCGTGGCCAGTTCCCCGGATGGACTCGTTGTGATCTCCAACACAGTCGAGTCCCGTCTCGATCGAATCGAGGAGCTCAAGCGGCAGGAGATCTACGCCATTCTCTTTGGAGGCTGA
- a CDS encoding ATPase, which yields MVGWEVPIGAAIAFAGGAIGTGWAQSRIGAAGAGAIAERPETVGSIIILEAIPETLVILGFVVAAMIILMVK from the coding sequence ATGGTAGGTTGGGAAGTTCCGATTGGAGCTGCCATCGCATTTGCCGGTGGCGCGATTGGCACCGGGTGGGCGCAGTCCCGCATCGGTGCGGCCGGTGCAGGAGCAATAGCCGAACGGCCGGAGACCGTGGGGTCTATCATCATCCTCGAAGCCATTCCCGAGACCCTGGTCATCCTCGGTTTTGTTGTTGCCGCCATGATCATTCTCATGGTGAAGTGA